In Candidatus Palauibacter australiensis, the genomic window CACAGGCCCAGGTAGTTGTTCGAGCACATGTTGATGGTCTCGCCCAGGCCATCGATGTCCACGACGGGAGCCTGCCGCCCCATGATGTGCAGCAGTTCCTTGTGAACCCCGTTCTCCCTCATCTCCCCGAGTTCGGAGACGAGGCGGTGCTCGAGGCCCCGGTTCACATTCGACATCATCACATCCCGCTCCTCATACAGTGTCATGATCGCGTCGTCCCGGATCGCATCGCTCAGGGGTAGAGGTCGCCGACCCGCTTGTCGGTGGCCCACGCGGTGTCCACACGGATTCTGGGGCGCGACCCCCAGTTGCCGCACGAGATGAAGCCTCGCAACTGCCCGCGGACATGGAGGACGCGATCGGTCCCCGCCTCGCGAAGCTCGGGGCTGAGGCCGTCGAGCGCGAATACCCGCTGGCCGCCGATCCACCCCGGGCCGAACAGCCAGCACCCGGCCGCCTCGCGAATCGTCCCCTCGCCCCACGTGCGGATGCCGGAGAATCCTCCGCTGTCCGTCGCGACGAGCGTGCCGAGATCGATGTCGGTCGCGGTGCGGACCCGGTAGCGCCCGGGGGTCTCGAGCGTGATGGGCCGTGCCTCGTAGAAGCTGACGTGCTGGGGCGCGCACATGGTGCGGAAGGTGCTCCGCCGGGCCGCGAGGTCGATCGAGGAGTCGGTGACCGCAAGCGTGGCGGTGTCCAGCCGGCCGCACTGGTCCTCGGACACGGGCCCGCCGAACTCGAAGGAGAACGGCGCACCCACCTCGACCGTCTCCGGATACGCGACCCAGGTGACGAGCGCCTCGCTGGGGGCGCCCTCCCCGATCCGCCAGCACCCGGCCGCCAGCAGCGCGGCGGCGGCGAAGGCCGGGACGACGGGGGCGGCGGCGCGCGCCACGGGGACCGGGCTGCTAGTCCAGCATGAGGACGACCTTCGCCGCCTCGCCGGAATACATGGAGTCGAACCCTTCCGCGAAGCGGTCGAACGGGAGCCGGTGGGTGATGACCGGCTCGACATCGAGACGCCCCGACGCCAGGAAGTCCCGCATCTCGATCCACGTCCGGTACATGAGCCGCCCCACCACGCCGTACACGTGGAGACCCTTGAAGATGACGTCGCGCGCGAGGTCGACTTCCACCGGGTCCTTCGGCAGCCCCAGCAGCCGGACGTGCCCGCCGTTGCGGCACATGCGGAACGCGGAGCGCACGCCCTCGGGGTGTCCGCTCATCTCGCACACCACGTGCGCCCCGTAGCCGTGCGTGACGTCGGCGATCCGCGCCTCCACGTCGCCGTCGGCCGGGTCGAGGCAGTCGTGCGCGCCCATCCGCGCCGCGAGTTCCCGCCGCCCCTCGTGCGGCTCGACCGCGATGACCCTGGAGGCTCCCGCCGCGCGCGCGATCCCGACGGCGAACAGGCCGATCGGGCCGCAGCCGACCACGGCGACGACCCGCCCCGCCACGTCCGTGTGCAGAACCGTGTGGAAAGCGTTCCCGAGCGGGTCGAACACCGCCGCCAGGTCGTCGTCGATGGAGTCGGGGACGTGGATGATGTTCGCCGCGGGGATGGAGACGTACTCCGCGAAGGCGCCGTCCCGGTCGATGCCGATGATCCGCGTGTCCCGGCACACGTGCGCCTGCTCGGTGCCGCAGTACTCGCAGTGTCCGCAGACCAGGTGCCCCTCCGCCGAGACGCGGTCGCCGACCTCGATGTTCCGCACCAGCCGGCCGGTCTCGACGACCTCTCCCATGAATTCGTGGCCGAGCGTGACGGGCGGATTCACGCGATGCCGCGACCAGCGGTCCCACTGGTGAATGTGCAGGTCCGTGCCGCAGATCCCTGCTCGCCGCACCTTCACGAGCACGTCGCGGGAGCGAATCTCGGGCACCGGCGCGTCGCACAGCACGAGGCCGGGGGCCGGCCCGGGTTTGCGGATCGCTTTCATGGCGACGGAAGATGGCTGCTAGTGTCGTGTCCCGGAAATACCCCGGCCATTCGAGCGCCGCTGCATCCGCCGGAGGGTCTGACCAGGCGGCAAGCGCCGGGAACCCGGGGGGGCGGCCTTCCGTACGATGCTTCAGCGGGGAGCCGCTGACGGCCGCGGGGCGCCGTCCCGGCGGCCTCGCGACCATTCTGGAGTCGGATCGGACCTGTGCGCACGACGACAAGGAAACGGCCGGACTGGCGATACCGGTTCGCCTCATCGCGTTCCCGTGGCCGCGAGCGGGCCGTGTGGTGGGGCGGGATGCTCGCCTCCGCCCTCCTGCACGCGTTCCTCCTCCTCGCGTGGGTGCGCCCCGTGCCCGAGTTCGATCCGGCGGCCCGGTCCGGCGAGGATCCGGATCTTCTCGCCGGCGGAGGCGGCCTGAGGGCGCTCAGGGTGTCCATGCCCCGGCGGGTCGAGATCCCTCCGCCGCCTCGGCCCGTCCTCGCCGTCGACATGCCCGAGATCCAGGTCCGCGAGGCGGAGATCGAGGTCGCCTCCGAACTGCTCCCCGTCGGTGCGCCGGCACCGTCGGCCGGTCTCGGGGCCGGGTTCGGCGCCGGCGAGGAAGGAGCGGGCGGCGGCGAGGGCGACGGCTACGTGTCGCCCGTGCCGAGGTCCGTCGTGCCGCACTGGGACCCGCCGAGCGCCGTCCGCGGCATGGAGGTGACGGTGCGCGTCTTCGTCGACGCGACCGGGCGTCCCAGCCTGGTTGAACTGGATCCCCCGACCCCGGATGAGGACTTCAACCGCGACATCATGCGCCAGGTGCGGGGGTGGGAGTACCGCCCCGCGCTCCGCCACGGGACCCCGGTCGACGGCTGGGCCGAGATCACCTTCATCTTCTGACACCTTCCGACCCCCTCCGCCGCGTCCGCGGATGACCGTTTGACGACCGGTTGATCCGCTCCCCGATCCTCGGGCAGGAATCGGACCTGGTATGGGGGAGGTGAGGGGTGTGGGATCTGAATCGCGCGGAACGCAAGGCAATGGGCGCGGCGCTCGTACTCGTGGGGGTGAGTCTCGTGACGCGCACCCTCCTCGCCCCCGACCCGGGCCGGCTTGAAGGTCTCGAAGCGATC contains:
- a CDS encoding energy transducer TonB; translation: MRTTTRKRPDWRYRFASSRSRGRERAVWWGGMLASALLHAFLLLAWVRPVPEFDPAARSGEDPDLLAGGGGLRALRVSMPRRVEIPPPPRPVLAVDMPEIQVREAEIEVASELLPVGAPAPSAGLGAGFGAGEEGAGGGEGDGYVSPVPRSVVPHWDPPSAVRGMEVTVRVFVDATGRPSLVELDPPTPDEDFNRDIMRQVRGWEYRPALRHGTPVDGWAEITFIF
- the tdh gene encoding L-threonine 3-dehydrogenase — protein: MKAIRKPGPAPGLVLCDAPVPEIRSRDVLVKVRRAGICGTDLHIHQWDRWSRHRVNPPVTLGHEFMGEVVETGRLVRNIEVGDRVSAEGHLVCGHCEYCGTEQAHVCRDTRIIGIDRDGAFAEYVSIPAANIIHVPDSIDDDLAAVFDPLGNAFHTVLHTDVAGRVVAVVGCGPIGLFAVGIARAAGASRVIAVEPHEGRRELAARMGAHDCLDPADGDVEARIADVTHGYGAHVVCEMSGHPEGVRSAFRMCRNGGHVRLLGLPKDPVEVDLARDVIFKGLHVYGVVGRLMYRTWIEMRDFLASGRLDVEPVITHRLPFDRFAEGFDSMYSGEAAKVVLMLD